The DNA window ACAGAAGGATTTACAggttagtattatttatttatttgtataaaaataaacattgttgtaTGATATAAAGCTACTGTGTACGCTACGTTTTGTGTACATTTCTGTAGAGAAGATCCCATAGGTACTGCAGGTATTACATGTGTAATATTCCATTGCAGGAAGTGATAGAGTTAACCAAAGACCTCCTGTCAAATCAACCGTCAGAGGCTGCCACCAGTTCTGACCGCTCGGCCATTGTTCCTCTCAGTCACTCCTGGGAGGTTGGGGACAGCTGCATGGCAGTCTGGAGTGAGGATGGACAGTAAGTGTAATAACAAGTCTAAGAATTGCCTCAAATGCTACAGTGAATGGTGAAGAACTTCTTCTATTCAAACCATTCCAAATTAGAGAAACAGCTTGCTTTACTGTAGCTAAATCCAGCAAGGAGGCTAGTGCTAACAATACAAGTTGGGTTGCTAGTAagaggtacaaaataatattagaCTACCAAATAGCCATTTCCATGTTGAAATCTCTAAGTGATGACAGTTACTTTCAAATTGTATGCAGCATATTCTGTATATACTGAAAGGGAAATTTAGTCTTGTACATGCGAGGATGGAGGCAAATGTGATTCCTGCCCCACCTTAAGAATGCCTTTTTAGTTAACTGTACCAGCGTAACAAGTTAgtatgcattgtgttttgttttttgaaggggAGTTATTTGATCATTATCAGAGTGCTCTGCTAGCATTTAAAGAGATTCTGTAAGGCTTGAATTATAAACTTCTACTCACATGCTTACAGACGTGATTTGTTTACAGGGTTTACGAAGCAGAGATTGAGGAAATAGACGAAGACAATGGCACAGCTGCTGTCACTTTCTTGGGATACGGCAATGCAGAAGTCATACCCCTGGTGAACCTCAAGCCTGCGGAGGAGGGTAAGAATTCAGAGGATGATGGGGGCAAGTCTAAATCAAGGTGAGTGGGTTTGCACTGGTTTGCATTGTCTGTGTTCTGAAGAAGTTTACTGTTGGTGTAAATTCCTTTATCTGTTTGCATCTAGTGAACTAGGTATACAACTTTCGTAACTGACAGAACTGATTTAATTTGATTGCGCTAACAGAAAGGAACAGATAGCCCAGCAGAGGGAGTATAAGAAGAAGAAAGCACTGAAAAAGGCCCAAAGAATGAAGGAACTTGAGCAAGAGCGAGAGGACCAAAAATCAAAGTGGCAACAATTTAACAATAAAGCCTATTCAAAGAACAAGAAAGGACAGGTTAGTAGCCTTTCTCtaatcgttttgttttttttaaataaaatttttttatctatttatttttgatgtaatTTACTTGCGTCACGTCATGTTGGCTAAATTTTTTCTGTGACCATGTTTTATAAATCGGTGCattgtcttaataaaaataaaatcatgtatCTGAAATGTAAAAACATCACATTAAAACATTAGACTGTGGAAAACATTAATTGAATTTTGTAGCTGGCTGTTCAAGGCTAGTCTGTGCTGTCATTGATTACACATACTGTTTATGAGTCAAGCCTGTCTTGGAGGGGACGTAGcgccataaaaaaacaaacttgtaacCACTTTCTTTTTTCTGGTGTGTTTTAGGTGAAGAGGAGTATATTTGCATCACCAGAGAGTGTGAATGGTAAAGTTGGTGTCGGAACATGTGGCATAGCAGATAAACCGATGACTCAATACCAAGATACATCTAAATATAATGTAAGGCATTTAATGCCACAGTAACATGACACTGGGTAACATGACACCAGTCTCTGCATTAGCAGTGTTCTTTATTAGCGGGAAATCCATTCTCTGAAATCACAAGAAGCTGAACACATCTTTTCAGATAGCTTGTCTACTCAGTTTGGGAAtactgggttttatttttggaGTGTGTTTGAGAAGTACACAAGCTAAGCAGTTTTAATAAACAACATCCAAGCTAATACAGAACCAGTGTTAAAGCTCAGCCTGAATAGTTTTCTCATTGTAGTGTTGGGACCTTATTAATGGGCATGTAGGCTGCACCTGCCAGTTCATTGATAATGTCCTTtgtcctttgtttgtttttattgtttgtttgtttttttaagttatgtcGTGTTCCAGTAGTGCAATTCAGTAATTTGTGACTCGAgtcagtgtttgttaatttgATGCGATGACTGGCTTAACAGGTCTAGCAGGGTTTGGCATGTGCTAAACTGTCATTCATAAGAATGTGGCCCAGAAAGCAGCAAAGGCAGAAGGTACAGAAAAGTATTTCTAGACACTTCTGTAGTCTTACTTAATGTACAATagtgccagtaaaaaaaaaaaaaaaaaaccagcagcagcagcagcagcaagcaccccataagtttaataaataaataaataaataaataaataaataactgaaaggACATTGGAAGGAGATCATTCTTTTGGTTGATGTGAGCTAAACTGAAATGCCAGTTTCAGAATTACTTTATTTCTGAACGAGCATAATGCATAAAGAAAGCAGTTATTACCAGGATTCTTCCGATTTATGGAGGAATGTGATTTTTTTATCTTAAGTTTTGTATGTTTAACttttatcaaataaatatgttaaaatggattttgtctttgtttaaaacGATATGAATCTCCTGggtttccccagatttataaagctTTGTTTGGGTCTGAGGCTGTCCACTTGAGGCCGTGTTTTTAATTACAATTCAAAATGGAACTCAGTTTTCTTGGGTATTGATCAAAGGACATCTAATCGCCTAATATAACATGCCAATCAGGCTTGCAAAGTACAATAATGGGCAGGACTGTGTTTGTCCATAATTTCAATATGCAATACTACTGGTTTTGATTCAGTATTATAACACTGAGTGGAAATGTCCTTGGTCCATCTCCAGTCCAGAATCTGATCAAGTTGAATTAGTGCAAAAAAACTGTATACAAGCAATGAGAAGTCATCTTGAAGCTGTGATAAACTGAACACGTGTCACTACTTTTGAATCAAGATATTACTTTTGTTATGGACTAATTATCCCTAAATGCATATCGGTAGCTAACTTTCTTTGATGCTGTCCCGATATGTAATATTGGAGAAGAAATCATAAaaaagacgtgtgtgtgtgtatatatatatatataaattatttttgacTGTTTACAAACAGACCCATTACAATCTGAAAAGAAACACAACCGTTCTAAAACTgcatattgtaatattattttcaaaggaaaaacaaaaacaaaaaaaaccttaggCTTCATCCCTCCAGGTGGCAGCATTGTCATTCCTGCAGCAAAACCTTAACTAAAACATTGCAAGTCTGTGTCTGGATACAGAGGGACTTGGTAGCTGTTAAATTGAGTCACTGATATAAAAAGGcaaaaagaataaacacataCTGAGTACAAAGTACTGTTACAACAGCCACTACAATTGGAAGAGTTGAAGGAGAGTGTAAATTAGGTATGCACAGTGTACATGTTTACATGCAAAAGATATATTTTACAGGTCCAGCTGCAAATCACAAGCTGAGGTTTCACATTTGGTCAACATATTTGTACCGTTCACATCTATTTTCCAAAGTGATAGCTTATTTCAGTGGTTACATATATGCAGCATAATACATAAATGCCAGCATGGAGTATTTACCAGATCAAATTAGAAATgtcttaaattgtgttttttatcagATGGCCTTTGTGTTTACAAATCCAACaacgtgtttttttatttattgattta is part of the Polyodon spathula isolate WHYD16114869_AA chromosome 13, ASM1765450v1, whole genome shotgun sequence genome and encodes:
- the LOC121325626 gene encoding survival of motor neuron-related-splicing factor 30-like; amino-acid sequence: MSDDLGKQLASYKAQFQQVEAALSTDPENEDLLKLQKDLQEVIELTKDLLSNQPSEAATSSDRSAIVPLSHSWEVGDSCMAVWSEDGQVYEAEIEEIDEDNGTAAVTFLGYGNAEVIPLVNLKPAEEGKNSEDDGGKSKSRKEQIAQQREYKKKKALKKAQRMKELEQEREDQKSKWQQFNNKAYSKNKKGQVKRSIFASPESVNGKVGVGTCGIADKPMTQYQDTSKYNVRHLMPQ